The following are encoded together in the Flavihumibacter fluvii genome:
- a CDS encoding carboxypeptidase-like regulatory domain-containing protein, which produces MKRVVFFFIALVSCTSALFSQEQFTVSGKVTDSATQQPLGGASVFCQNTTFGVITNASGEFTIRLPRGGYDLVVSYTGYQSAEQRISTSTTDPIQIVMKAKDKSMEAVTVAGSNEVADGFTKYGSFFKEQFFGSTANAVECELLNPEVLRFFYSKKRNRLKVLVREDLKFINHALGYKVRYQLDSLTYEYASQVSTFSGYPFFEEMTGTPEQEAKWTINRNRAYRGSKLHFMKSWYDKAIQQQGFALEKVNPEAKNFEATPVNDYYDTSFYQLDSSVVDVSLTGRYRIIYKKEMPDPKFVSFYKLPPHIRVQLSILDIQDGFFIEENGYWYEQADLVNTGYWSYERIAEAVPYDFRPTDN; this is translated from the coding sequence ATGAAAAGAGTTGTTTTCTTTTTTATTGCCCTGGTGAGCTGCACAAGTGCCCTATTTTCGCAGGAACAATTTACCGTCAGCGGTAAAGTAACTGATTCGGCCACACAACAACCTCTTGGCGGTGCTTCAGTATTTTGCCAGAATACCACTTTTGGGGTTATTACGAACGCTTCCGGAGAATTTACGATTCGATTACCTCGTGGTGGTTATGACCTGGTTGTTTCATATACCGGATACCAATCCGCAGAACAACGAATTAGTACATCAACAACCGACCCGATCCAGATCGTAATGAAGGCCAAGGATAAAAGCATGGAAGCCGTAACAGTGGCAGGAAGTAATGAAGTGGCTGACGGCTTCACAAAATATGGCTCATTTTTTAAGGAACAGTTTTTTGGATCTACGGCAAACGCTGTCGAATGTGAATTGCTTAACCCCGAAGTGCTGCGATTTTTTTATAGTAAAAAAAGAAACCGGTTAAAGGTACTTGTCAGGGAAGACCTGAAATTCATTAACCATGCCCTTGGATATAAGGTCCGCTACCAGTTAGACTCCCTTACCTATGAATATGCCAGCCAGGTGAGTACATTTTCCGGTTACCCATTTTTCGAAGAAATGACAGGAACTCCAGAACAGGAAGCTAAATGGACCATTAACCGAAATAGAGCTTACCGCGGAAGCAAATTGCATTTCATGAAAAGCTGGTATGATAAAGCCATCCAGCAACAGGGTTTCGCTCTGGAAAAAGTAAATCCCGAAGCAAAAAATTTTGAAGCGACCCCTGTTAATGATTATTATGATACAAGTTTTTATCAGTTAGACAGCAGCGTTGTAGATGTTTCCTTAACCGGGCGGTACAGGATCATTTATAAAAAAGAAATGCCTGACCCGAAATTTGTCAGCTTTTATAAACTTCCACCACATATAAGGGTGCAGTTATCGATCCTTGACATCCAGGATGGATTTTTCATAGAAGAAAATGGTTACTGGTATGAACAGGCCGACCTGGTGAACACTGGTTATTGGAGTTATGAACGGATAGCAGAAGCAGTACCTTATGATTTCAGGCCTACCGATAATTAA